From Rudanella lutea DSM 19387, a single genomic window includes:
- a CDS encoding S8 family peptidase, producing the protein MANQHTYQLIVCWLATGWLVLLSLWGQAQAPNLPTGEVLVKELSERYAQRTKRAHQLAQQLGWPIHKNYSNGQRFSLQDVDSLGHPIYYRTHNTHASLLTQTAALYSKGTAGLALSGSSPLLAGRLGMWDGGRALAQHREFGGNNARVQYMNQQGELSDHTTHLAGTLIAQGINPAAKGMAFGATLKIWDYDDDITEMASAAKDLLLSNHAYGPVVGWVYNPDRPGNDANGKWEWWGNTAMSATEEYLFGFYNAKAADIDRIAYSNPYYLVVRSADNKRAETGPPANTAYFLRNTDEKSTLPRLRNDGYDVIAAEATAKNVLTVGAADVSTDLSRITVSSYSGWGPTDDGRIKPDLLGVGTPILSTLSSGTASYGSLLGTSMASATVTGALLLLQELYAQLKPGQFMRSATLRALALHTATRPRPAGQTALPPPDYRQGWGLLNAYEAAQVILNHTGAHQLQEASLRQGTTYLQSVVAQGNEPLVVTIAWTDPESTPTALNPRYVNSRVPKLINDLDVRVTDDKGLTANPWTLNPNRPEQVAIPGDNIRDNVEQVVIQDPVPGRTYTIRVSHKGDLRYGAQPFSVVVSGLRRIECPLQVSLSPNADTTLCPGRPLLLSAGQAQFVNSKTLATAVRYEWLRNGIPVADANSASYVVANPGSYAVRVTDRNGCSGTSRPILVQALADRTLLTPTVSQLLCSARPSVQLMATGEPGATYEWFRDGQVISRGTAMRYQASVPGSYAVKMSQNGCSVQSPTTVVESATKPLTEILPTDSDIVLPRGSSVRLQVPANSDYTYQWFRDDAPIAQAIGASWLVNQPGLYRLRISQQSCTALLNPRTVRSSLAQADSLFSTVPADSMLLVMPNPASEQVTVQYNRKTSEHPIALVYSLNGLLLMTETPLTFRDGLYEATIPVRSFPPGHYMIQVIDGPRVRATRFVKR; encoded by the coding sequence GTGGCTAACCAGCACACATACCAACTGATTGTGTGCTGGTTAGCTACTGGTTGGTTGGTATTACTGAGCCTATGGGGGCAGGCTCAAGCACCTAACCTACCCACTGGGGAGGTGCTCGTCAAAGAGCTATCGGAGCGGTACGCCCAACGTACCAAACGAGCCCATCAGCTGGCCCAGCAGTTGGGGTGGCCTATCCACAAAAATTATTCCAACGGACAGCGGTTTAGCCTACAGGACGTTGACTCTCTGGGGCATCCGATCTACTACCGAACCCACAATACCCACGCCAGCCTGCTCACCCAAACGGCAGCCCTTTACAGTAAAGGAACTGCCGGGCTCGCCTTATCGGGAAGTAGCCCGCTGTTGGCCGGGCGGCTCGGCATGTGGGATGGCGGTCGGGCCCTCGCCCAGCACCGCGAATTTGGCGGAAACAACGCCCGGGTTCAGTACATGAATCAACAGGGCGAACTAAGCGACCATACCACCCATCTGGCAGGCACCCTTATTGCCCAGGGCATTAACCCGGCCGCAAAAGGCATGGCCTTTGGTGCTACGCTCAAGATCTGGGATTACGACGACGATATCACCGAAATGGCCTCGGCTGCCAAAGACCTGTTGCTCTCCAACCACGCGTACGGTCCCGTAGTCGGCTGGGTGTATAACCCCGACCGCCCCGGCAACGACGCTAACGGGAAGTGGGAATGGTGGGGCAATACGGCCATGAGCGCGACCGAGGAGTATCTGTTTGGCTTTTACAATGCCAAAGCGGCCGACATTGACCGGATTGCCTACAGCAATCCTTACTATCTGGTGGTACGGTCGGCCGATAACAAACGGGCCGAAACCGGTCCCCCGGCCAATACAGCCTATTTTCTGCGTAATACTGACGAAAAAAGTACACTGCCTCGCCTACGCAACGATGGCTACGATGTAATTGCGGCCGAAGCCACCGCGAAAAACGTTCTGACGGTAGGTGCCGCCGATGTAAGCACCGACCTGAGCCGCATCACGGTCTCATCGTACAGCGGCTGGGGCCCTACCGACGATGGCCGCATCAAGCCCGATTTGCTTGGTGTTGGTACACCCATCCTGTCTACGCTGTCGTCGGGCACCGCCAGTTACGGGAGCCTGCTGGGGACTTCTATGGCATCGGCCACTGTAACAGGGGCTCTGTTGCTATTGCAGGAACTGTACGCCCAACTGAAGCCGGGTCAATTTATGCGGTCGGCTACGCTGCGCGCCCTCGCCCTACACACAGCTACCCGCCCAAGGCCCGCCGGACAAACAGCCCTGCCCCCACCCGACTACCGACAGGGCTGGGGATTACTCAACGCCTACGAAGCCGCTCAGGTCATTCTGAACCATACTGGCGCGCATCAACTGCAGGAGGCCTCGCTCCGGCAAGGAACCACTTATCTGCAGTCGGTAGTGGCTCAGGGCAACGAACCGCTGGTGGTAACCATTGCCTGGACCGACCCCGAAAGCACCCCTACCGCGTTGAATCCGCGCTACGTAAACAGCCGGGTACCCAAGCTGATTAACGACCTGGATGTACGGGTTACCGACGACAAAGGCCTCACCGCCAACCCCTGGACCCTCAACCCGAACCGCCCCGAGCAGGTGGCCATACCGGGCGATAACATTCGGGATAATGTGGAACAGGTGGTGATTCAGGACCCTGTGCCGGGCCGTACGTACACCATTCGGGTAAGTCACAAAGGCGATCTGCGGTACGGGGCGCAACCGTTTTCGGTGGTCGTGAGCGGCCTCCGCCGAATCGAATGCCCGCTTCAGGTGTCGCTGTCACCCAACGCCGATACGACCCTTTGCCCCGGCCGACCGTTGCTACTTTCGGCAGGGCAGGCTCAGTTTGTCAACTCGAAAACACTCGCTACGGCCGTCCGCTACGAATGGCTCCGCAACGGCATTCCGGTTGCCGACGCCAACAGTGCATCGTATGTGGTAGCCAACCCCGGCTCATATGCCGTTCGGGTTACCGACCGCAACGGGTGCAGCGGTACCAGCCGACCTATTCTGGTACAGGCATTGGCCGACCGCACCTTACTGACACCGACTGTCAGCCAACTCCTTTGCTCAGCCCGACCGAGTGTTCAGCTGATGGCCACGGGTGAGCCGGGCGCCACCTACGAGTGGTTCCGCGATGGCCAGGTGATTAGCCGGGGCACAGCAATGCGCTACCAGGCAAGTGTGCCGGGGAGTTATGCTGTAAAAATGAGCCAGAACGGCTGCTCGGTACAAAGCCCGACCACGGTTGTTGAATCAGCCACGAAGCCACTGACCGAGATTCTGCCCACCGATAGCGACATTGTTCTGCCCAGGGGATCGTCGGTACGGCTACAGGTACCGGCCAATTCAGACTATACATACCAATGGTTTCGCGACGATGCGCCCATTGCACAGGCCATCGGCGCGTCGTGGCTGGTTAATCAACCGGGGCTGTACCGCCTGCGCATCAGCCAGCAAAGTTGTACGGCCCTGCTCAATCCGCGCACGGTGCGGTCGTCATTGGCACAAGCCGACTCCCTGTTTAGTACGGTCCCCGCCGACAGTATGTTGCTGGTGATGCCCAACCCCGCGTCGGAGCAGGTCACGGTGCAGTACAACCGTAAAACGTCGGAGCACCCCATCGCGTTGGTGTACAGTCTAAATGGCCTTTTGTTGATGACCGAAACACCGCTCACTTTCCGCGATGGGCTTTACGAAGCCACGATTCCGGTGCGGAGCTTTCCGCCGGGACATTACA
- a CDS encoding S8 family serine peptidase yields MTYRYFWIATTALLAVVIWPSWAQPLPQYTASQLRQQTATQQAVREFRQTNFDQAVEKARLLDRPVRVTQPDGTVQQLWGLDERGNLLYEHTYNNIRAASTTRTSDLYTGGGLGLSLSGSSPNVRDRLAIWDGGRVRGSHLEFGSRVTQMDNPAGTDNHATHVAGTLVAQGRNPLVRGMAFGANLKAYDFASGDTEIAEAAGTYLVSNHSYGFTGGWFFNSSRSGSIKWEWYGDTTISEREDYKFGFYDSNTRNWDRIAFNAPYYLLVKSAGNSHGSNGPGDGQPYVLINHRNATSTKPRSDQNGYDQISTNSTAKNILTVAAVSNILGDYNLPSDVQIASFSSWGPTDDGRIKPDIAAVGVDILSNSSRNDSAYAVLSGTSMSAPNATGSLLLLQELYASRNKGDFMRASTLKGLVLHTASEAGDAPGPDYRFGWGLLNTARAAQVLLNTDQNHLLSEQSLLPNQTYSLPVVASGRGPLTVTIVWHDPEATATTLTAANVNSRTPKLVNDLDLRITTADGRQTSLPWVLNPDSPAQAATTGDNIRDNVEQVVVQNTVPGQSYTITVTHKSSLINGKQDYALLASGVGGTAYCASGSTNDGLQIKGIQLGSLSRTASGSCVSYSDFTQTSLPVQVGQTLPFSVTAGTCNGAVARGASVRVFADWNNNGLFTDPGDTLTTSDIFSNTGTFATTLQIPPSVSLDQLVRVRVVVSETGFPNFIAPCGSYSRGETQDYLLRIIRSLNDVGVAGIITPDASYCPSNSTPSVTVRVRNFGSQTQRNVPVDVTVTDPATGSSIRAQATLPVLSGFRESLLSVPFRSFPGTGNSASYRITATTSLTVDQNPMNNLVTETRTVTTGAPLSVSAFTASVCGTDTTVALRNNSVGTAFWYSAPTGGNLLAVNNIAQTRQRQNVYYVDVNSLNALLGPVAKTAFNGGSYSGNFGPAPLISTRVPVLLESARIYTAAPGRLTFTVRRLSDDVAVSTVSLDVTATRNSSLTALNASGQLVDDPNDPGAEYPLNLRIPQAGDYRITIGYEGGVSIFRSNVGVAGFPYQIRTASGEPIVSIRGSLFDNASTGQTDTLTNAWYYLYNLRVRSLDCPAPARVAVSTSTGQLPVVNLTADGSTTICRGAGVTLQATATDMLTYQWLFNGQPINGATSATFRATGEGAYSVRVANNCVPTSSSSIQVSLRESQAPTVQLDGLVLRSDATISNQWLLNGIPITGATSQSLTATQTGRYAVRGNVNGCGEVVSNEVLVTILATDDPLATGIEAFPNPTTQRVTVRLPLQPRQQLPTARLVTATGQTVTEKVMQREANFFAADLDLSNQAGGTFFVVILGSDGGKTAVVRITKL; encoded by the coding sequence ATGACGTACCGCTACTTTTGGATTGCCACAACTGCGTTGTTAGCTGTGGTCATTTGGCCTTCCTGGGCCCAACCGCTTCCTCAATATACGGCTTCACAACTCCGCCAGCAGACGGCAACCCAGCAGGCGGTCCGGGAGTTTCGGCAAACAAACTTCGATCAGGCTGTCGAAAAAGCCCGGCTGCTGGATCGCCCGGTCCGGGTAACCCAACCCGACGGTACGGTGCAGCAACTATGGGGCCTCGATGAGCGGGGCAACCTCCTCTACGAACACACCTACAACAACATCCGGGCGGCCAGCACCACGCGCACCTCCGACCTGTACACGGGCGGAGGGTTAGGCCTGTCGCTTTCGGGCAGCAGTCCCAACGTGCGTGATCGGCTCGCCATCTGGGACGGCGGCCGGGTGCGGGGGTCGCACCTGGAGTTTGGGAGTCGTGTTACCCAAATGGATAATCCGGCCGGCACCGACAACCATGCCACCCACGTGGCCGGTACGCTGGTGGCTCAGGGCCGCAACCCGCTGGTGCGGGGTATGGCCTTCGGGGCAAACCTGAAAGCATACGACTTCGCCAGTGGCGACACCGAAATTGCCGAGGCCGCCGGTACGTACCTCGTCTCGAACCACTCCTACGGGTTTACGGGGGGCTGGTTTTTCAACAGCAGTCGCTCGGGCTCGATCAAATGGGAGTGGTACGGCGACACCACCATCAGCGAGCGCGAAGACTACAAGTTTGGTTTTTATGACTCAAATACCCGCAACTGGGACCGGATCGCCTTTAATGCGCCGTACTATCTGCTCGTAAAATCGGCCGGAAACAGCCACGGTAGCAATGGCCCCGGCGACGGTCAACCATACGTCCTGATCAACCACCGCAACGCCACCAGCACGAAGCCCCGCAGCGACCAGAACGGCTACGACCAGATTTCGACCAACAGCACGGCCAAAAATATTCTGACCGTAGCGGCCGTCTCGAATATTCTGGGTGATTACAACCTTCCGTCCGACGTGCAGATTGCGAGTTTCAGCAGTTGGGGACCCACCGACGATGGTCGTATCAAACCCGATATTGCGGCCGTAGGGGTCGATATTCTGTCGAACAGCTCCCGTAACGACAGTGCCTATGCCGTGCTGAGCGGCACCTCCATGTCGGCCCCCAATGCCACGGGGTCGCTGCTACTGTTGCAGGAATTGTACGCCAGCCGCAACAAAGGAGATTTCATGCGGGCCTCGACGCTCAAAGGGCTGGTGCTGCATACGGCCAGCGAAGCGGGCGATGCCCCCGGTCCCGACTACCGCTTTGGGTGGGGACTGCTCAACACGGCGCGGGCCGCGCAGGTATTGCTCAATACCGACCAGAACCATTTGTTGAGCGAGCAAAGCCTGTTGCCCAACCAAACCTACAGCCTGCCGGTGGTAGCCTCCGGGCGCGGGCCCCTCACGGTGACCATCGTCTGGCACGACCCCGAAGCGACGGCCACCACCCTCACGGCCGCTAACGTCAACAGCCGGACACCCAAGCTCGTGAATGACCTCGACCTGCGCATCACCACCGCCGACGGACGGCAAACCTCGTTGCCGTGGGTGCTTAACCCAGACAGTCCGGCGCAAGCCGCCACTACGGGCGACAATATCCGCGACAATGTGGAGCAGGTGGTGGTGCAAAACACTGTACCGGGGCAGTCGTACACCATTACGGTTACGCACAAAAGCTCACTCATCAATGGTAAGCAAGATTACGCCCTGCTGGCGTCGGGCGTGGGCGGAACCGCCTACTGTGCATCGGGTTCAACTAACGACGGACTTCAAATTAAGGGCATTCAGTTGGGCTCACTCAGCCGAACCGCATCGGGAAGCTGCGTGTCGTATTCGGATTTTACCCAAACAAGCCTCCCCGTTCAAGTAGGGCAAACGCTGCCGTTTTCAGTAACAGCTGGGACCTGCAATGGCGCCGTAGCTCGCGGGGCAAGCGTACGGGTTTTTGCCGACTGGAATAACAACGGCCTGTTTACCGACCCCGGCGATACACTGACTACATCAGACATATTCAGCAACACGGGTACGTTTGCCACTACGCTACAGATACCTCCTTCGGTCAGTCTCGATCAGCTGGTACGGGTGCGCGTTGTTGTTAGCGAAACCGGTTTCCCCAACTTTATTGCCCCCTGCGGCAGCTACAGCCGTGGCGAAACGCAGGACTACCTGCTTCGGATTATTCGCTCGCTCAATGATGTTGGCGTGGCAGGCATTATAACACCCGACGCCAGCTACTGCCCTTCTAACAGTACCCCATCAGTTACGGTACGGGTGCGCAACTTCGGGTCGCAAACCCAGCGAAACGTTCCTGTCGATGTTACCGTGACCGACCCGGCTACCGGCAGTAGCATTAGGGCACAGGCCACCTTACCCGTACTGTCCGGTTTCCGCGAGAGTCTGCTCAGTGTACCGTTCCGGTCTTTTCCTGGCACAGGCAACTCGGCGAGCTACCGGATCACTGCCACTACCTCGCTCACGGTCGATCAGAATCCGATGAACAACCTCGTGACCGAAACCCGCACCGTAACCACCGGTGCCCCCTTGTCTGTATCGGCGTTTACGGCTTCGGTTTGCGGCACCGATACCACCGTTGCCCTGCGTAACAACAGCGTAGGTACGGCATTCTGGTACAGTGCCCCGACGGGCGGTAACCTGTTAGCAGTAAACAACATTGCCCAGACCCGCCAGCGCCAAAATGTGTACTATGTGGATGTCAACAGCCTGAACGCACTGCTTGGCCCGGTTGCCAAAACGGCTTTCAACGGGGGTAGCTATAGCGGCAACTTTGGTCCGGCACCCCTTATCAGTACGCGCGTACCTGTGCTGCTCGAAAGCGCCCGGATTTACACGGCGGCCCCCGGTCGGCTGACGTTTACCGTTCGGCGGCTTTCCGACGATGTAGCCGTATCGACCGTGTCGCTCGATGTGACCGCCACCCGCAACTCGAGCCTGACCGCCCTCAACGCCAGCGGTCAGTTGGTCGATGACCCGAACGACCCCGGTGCCGAGTACCCGCTCAATCTGCGGATTCCGCAGGCAGGCGACTACCGAATCACGATCGGGTACGAAGGTGGGGTGTCCATATTTCGGAGTAATGTAGGCGTCGCGGGCTTCCCGTACCAGATCCGCACGGCCTCAGGCGAGCCCATCGTAAGCATTCGGGGGTCGTTGTTCGACAATGCCTCCACGGGCCAAACCGATACGCTCACCAATGCCTGGTATTATCTGTACAACCTCCGGGTTCGCTCGCTCGACTGCCCAGCTCCAGCGCGGGTAGCCGTGAGCACGTCAACAGGACAGCTTCCGGTCGTGAACCTCACCGCCGACGGCTCAACTACCATTTGCCGGGGGGCCGGTGTTACCTTGCAGGCCACTGCCACCGATATGCTGACGTACCAGTGGCTGTTCAACGGACAGCCTATTAACGGGGCCACGAGCGCCACATTCCGGGCCACGGGAGAGGGAGCTTACTCGGTGCGGGTAGCCAATAACTGCGTACCCACCAGTTCGAGTAGTATCCAGGTAAGCCTCCGCGAATCGCAGGCACCGACCGTTCAGCTCGATGGGCTTGTGCTCCGCTCCGACGCTACCATCAGCAACCAATGGCTCCTCAACGGCATTCCCATCACGGGAGCCACGAGCCAATCACTGACGGCCACCCAAACGGGCCGGTACGCGGTTCGGGGAAACGTAAACGGGTGTGGCGAGGTGGTTTCTAACGAGGTACTCGTCACGATTCTGGCCACCGATGACCCACTCGCTACAGGTATCGAAGCCTTTCCTAACCCCACTACGCAGCGGGTCACGGTTCGGCTTCCCCTACAGCCCCGGCAGCAGCTACCCACGGCCCGGCTCGTAACGGCTACCGGTCAGACCGTAACCGAAAAAGTAATGCAACGAGAGGCCAATTTTTTTGCGGCCGATCTGGATTTAAGCAATCAGGCGGGCGGTACATTTTTTGTGGTGATATTGGGTAGCGACGGCGGCAAAACAGCCGTTGTCCGTATCACTAAACTGTGA
- a CDS encoding DUF2147 domain-containing protein → MKIQAPFFARRIVHGIAILLLLGSWSSGRNADLILGSWLFPARQSTIEVYRENGQYFGRIVEVGAAYQHKLSGNRLLFTNLTFNGKEWSGGKLIHPSSGTHYDVAIQLTNSYTLNVTVYKGLRCFQKNYQLVRK, encoded by the coding sequence ATGAAGATACAAGCGCCCTTTTTCGCCCGCCGAATCGTACACGGCATTGCCATATTGCTCTTGCTGGGAAGCTGGTCGTCGGGTCGTAATGCTGATCTGATTCTGGGAAGTTGGCTGTTCCCGGCCCGCCAGTCGACCATTGAAGTGTACCGGGAAAATGGCCAGTATTTCGGCCGCATTGTGGAGGTTGGGGCCGCGTACCAGCATAAGCTCTCCGGCAACCGGCTGCTATTTACGAACCTCACCTTCAATGGAAAAGAATGGAGTGGCGGCAAACTGATTCATCCATCGAGTGGGACCCACTACGACGTGGCGATCCAACTCACCAACTCTTACACCCTCAATGTGACGGTGTACAAGGGTCTCCGGTGTTTTCAGAAAAACTACCAGCTTGTCCGAAAATAA
- a CDS encoding helix-turn-helix domain-containing protein: MDFSSDSIRILFGLKLRQLRLDKGLTQYDLADLSGVSVSYINEIEKGKKYPKTDKIIALAGAMGVTYDALVSVQLSKRMEPIYNLLRSNILRDLPLSMFGIEPADLLELLANAPTKLSAFISTIMEIGRQYNLSVEEFYFAVVRTYIEMHENYFADIEQAADAFLAQVSPDPAFVLNESFLSQYLHECHGYTVELFNEGSHPHLSSLRSVLLPAEKKLLLNQVLTSDQRAFTLGREVGFLRLESKERPLTSSWVEVQSFDQVLTNFRASYFAGAILMRRDRVLPLLENWLSLPTWAEAAVALEQMLDQLQATPETLLHRISNFLPHYFGIDQLFFLRFEHEPRDVSPGDVSPGDVSPGEETFNLTKEMHLSRLHNPHGITGEHYCRRWISLKMLTELADAQQQGPVDKPLLRAQISTYIDSHNSYFVFGLARPLTPIRGLNHSVSLGILLNETSLKRVNFLNDPAINRRMVNESCERCRALDCQERSAPPILFHKRQRVEMLKSALQDLGVR, from the coding sequence ATGGATTTTAGTTCGGATAGCATTCGTATTCTCTTTGGTTTAAAGCTCCGGCAACTCCGGCTCGACAAAGGCTTGACTCAGTACGACCTGGCCGATTTGTCGGGGGTGTCGGTGTCGTACATCAACGAGATCGAAAAAGGGAAGAAGTACCCCAAAACCGATAAGATTATTGCCCTGGCGGGGGCTATGGGCGTCACGTACGACGCGCTCGTGTCGGTGCAGTTGAGCAAACGGATGGAGCCGATTTATAACCTGCTGCGTTCCAACATCCTGCGTGACCTCCCGCTGAGTATGTTTGGCATCGAACCCGCCGACTTGCTCGAGTTGCTGGCCAACGCGCCCACCAAACTGAGCGCGTTTATCAGCACAATCATGGAAATCGGGCGGCAGTACAACCTGAGTGTCGAAGAGTTTTACTTCGCCGTGGTCCGGACGTACATCGAGATGCACGAAAACTACTTTGCCGACATCGAGCAGGCGGCCGATGCATTTCTGGCGCAGGTAAGCCCCGACCCGGCTTTCGTGCTCAACGAGTCGTTTTTGAGTCAGTACCTGCACGAGTGCCACGGCTATACCGTTGAGCTGTTCAACGAGGGGAGCCACCCGCACCTGAGCAGTTTGCGGTCGGTGCTGTTGCCGGCCGAAAAGAAACTGTTGCTCAATCAGGTTCTCACGTCCGATCAGCGCGCGTTTACGCTTGGTCGGGAGGTGGGTTTTCTGCGGCTCGAAAGCAAGGAGCGCCCGCTCACGTCGTCGTGGGTCGAGGTACAGTCGTTCGATCAGGTGCTGACCAACTTCCGGGCTTCGTACTTTGCGGGGGCCATTCTGATGCGTCGGGACCGGGTGCTGCCCCTGCTCGAAAACTGGCTTAGCCTGCCCACCTGGGCCGAAGCCGCCGTGGCGCTGGAGCAGATGCTCGATCAGCTCCAGGCTACGCCCGAAACCCTGTTGCACCGGATCAGCAATTTTTTGCCCCACTACTTCGGTATCGATCAGTTATTTTTTCTCCGTTTTGAGCACGAGCCGCGCGACGTTTCGCCGGGCGACGTTTCGCCGGGCGACGTTTCGCCGGGTGAAGAGACTTTCAACCTGACCAAAGAAATGCACCTCTCGCGGCTGCATAACCCGCACGGGATTACGGGTGAGCACTACTGCCGCCGGTGGATTTCGCTCAAGATGCTCACCGAACTGGCCGATGCCCAACAGCAGGGGCCTGTAGACAAGCCGTTGCTGCGGGCACAGATTTCCACCTACATCGATTCGCACAATAGCTATTTTGTGTTTGGGCTGGCGCGCCCGCTCACACCCATCCGGGGGCTCAACCACAGCGTTTCGCTCGGGATTCTGCTCAACGAAACCAGCCTGAAACGGGTGAACTTCCTCAACGACCCGGCCATCAACCGGCGGATGGTCAACGAATCGTGTGAGCGGTGCCGGGCGCTGGATTGCCAGGAGCGATCGGCCCCTCCGATTCTGTTTCACAAACGGCAGCGCGTCGAGATGCTCAAGAGTGCCTTGCAGGATCTGGGCGTTCGGTAG
- a CDS encoding DUF1800 domain-containing protein: protein MEQIHAPQRQAVAQMRHLFNRAAFGGTPAELNAAARMPLRRVVKKLIDDSQKVEPLQVVAREEYDSKKQLKGLLRNGMLDRDALRTRIRENAELVRDLNVQWLDRMVAAKGALREKMALFWHGHFAVRAQGRNALVMQDYGNVIRQHALGSFGDLLMAVSKTPAMLQFLNNQQNRKNAPNENFARELMELFTLGRGSSAGANYTEHDIKEAARAFTGWQFTLEGQFVFRERVHDDGPKTIFGKTGLFKGEDVIGMLLERRETARFVVDKLYRFFVNETPDPARVNDLAEQFYRSGYQIADLMETIFSASWFYDKANLGAQIKSPVELLAGMRHTLGVSFDSPQPQVFVQRTLGQILFYPPNVAGWPGGRNWIDSSSLLFRMKLPDYVLRAAEVNVRSKDEADVNATLLARKGANQFATKVDWAGFEKPFARVAEADLPDALATYLLPLPLRPEQRNLLLKQLKPGQDTSETIKTLTAAIMALPEYQLS from the coding sequence ATGGAACAGATTCACGCACCTCAACGCCAGGCCGTGGCACAGATGCGGCACCTGTTTAACCGGGCTGCTTTTGGGGGTACCCCCGCCGAACTGAATGCGGCTGCTCGTATGCCGCTCCGGCGGGTAGTCAAAAAGCTCATCGACGATAGTCAGAAGGTTGAGCCCCTACAGGTGGTAGCCCGTGAAGAATACGACTCCAAAAAGCAACTAAAAGGACTCCTGCGCAATGGCATGCTCGACCGCGACGCCCTGCGGACGCGTATCCGTGAAAATGCCGAGCTCGTTCGCGACCTCAATGTGCAGTGGCTCGACCGCATGGTGGCGGCCAAAGGGGCCCTGCGCGAAAAGATGGCCTTGTTCTGGCATGGTCATTTTGCGGTGCGGGCCCAAGGCCGCAATGCGCTCGTGATGCAGGATTACGGCAACGTGATCCGGCAACATGCCCTTGGTTCGTTTGGTGATCTGCTTATGGCCGTTTCAAAAACACCCGCCATGCTCCAGTTTTTGAATAACCAGCAGAACCGCAAAAACGCCCCCAACGAAAATTTTGCCCGCGAGCTGATGGAGCTGTTTACGCTCGGGCGCGGGTCGTCGGCGGGTGCTAACTATACCGAGCACGATATTAAAGAAGCCGCCCGGGCGTTTACGGGCTGGCAGTTTACGCTTGAAGGGCAGTTTGTGTTTCGGGAGCGCGTACACGACGACGGACCGAAAACGATTTTCGGAAAAACAGGCTTGTTCAAAGGCGAAGATGTGATCGGGATGCTGCTCGAACGGCGCGAAACAGCCCGGTTTGTAGTCGATAAATTGTACCGGTTCTTCGTCAACGAAACCCCCGACCCGGCGCGTGTGAATGACCTGGCCGAGCAGTTTTACCGCAGTGGTTACCAGATTGCCGATCTGATGGAGACGATTTTTTCGGCCAGCTGGTTCTACGACAAAGCCAATCTGGGCGCGCAGATCAAGTCGCCGGTGGAGTTGCTGGCCGGTATGCGGCATACCCTGGGCGTCAGCTTCGATTCGCCACAACCGCAGGTGTTTGTACAGCGTACCCTCGGTCAGATTCTGTTTTACCCGCCCAACGTAGCAGGCTGGCCCGGCGGCCGAAACTGGATTGATTCATCGAGCCTGCTTTTCCGCATGAAGTTGCCCGACTACGTGTTGCGGGCCGCCGAGGTGAATGTTCGTTCGAAAGACGAAGCCGATGTCAACGCCACGCTGCTGGCCCGCAAAGGAGCCAATCAGTTTGCGACCAAAGTCGACTGGGCGGGTTTTGAAAAGCCCTTTGCCCGCGTTGCCGAAGCCGACCTGCCCGACGCCCTGGCGACGTACCTGTTGCCTCTGCCGCTCCGCCCCGAACAACGCAATCTGTTGCTGAAGCAACTCAAGCCGGGGCAGGATACCTCCGAGACGATTAAAACGCTGACGGCTGCTATCATGGCCTTGCCGGAATATCAGCTTAGTTAG